A genomic region of Luteitalea sp. contains the following coding sequences:
- a CDS encoding peptidase S58 family protein, with amino-acid sequence MGAMAVLTGASQQGSASGSPSGSLTDVPGVKVGHHTMAGRPTGCTVVLTEEGAVAGVDVRGAAPGTRETDLLDPVNTVQQVHAIELAGGSAFGLDAATGAMRYLEERGIGFETRVAKVPIVPAAILFDLGVGDDPRVRPDAECGYAAARAATPGPVREGDVGVGAGATVGKMRGLRLAMKAGVGTASVRLENGLIVSALAAVNAYGDVVDPSTGRLVSGVRSEDGRQLADARQLLRQGAIMRPSVGANTTLGVVATNARLTKAQATKMAQMAQDGLARSIYPAHTPYDGETVFALATGRWSDAPDLLTIGALAADVMTTAIVRAAEQSHGLPQLPAARDLTAGKRE; translated from the coding sequence ATGGGGGCGATGGCGGTACTGACTGGAGCGTCGCAGCAAGGGAGCGCGTCGGGCTCACCCTCTGGCAGCCTGACGGACGTGCCGGGCGTGAAGGTGGGCCACCACACGATGGCCGGCCGGCCGACCGGTTGCACGGTGGTGCTCACCGAGGAGGGTGCCGTGGCCGGTGTCGACGTACGCGGCGCCGCCCCCGGCACACGCGAGACCGATCTGCTCGATCCGGTGAACACCGTTCAGCAGGTGCACGCGATCGAGCTCGCCGGTGGCAGCGCGTTTGGTCTGGACGCGGCAACGGGCGCCATGCGGTATTTGGAGGAGCGCGGTATCGGCTTCGAAACACGTGTCGCCAAGGTGCCGATCGTCCCCGCAGCGATCCTGTTCGATCTCGGCGTGGGAGACGATCCGCGTGTGCGGCCGGATGCTGAATGCGGCTACGCCGCGGCCCGCGCCGCCACTCCCGGACCGGTTCGCGAAGGTGACGTGGGCGTGGGGGCGGGGGCGACCGTTGGGAAGATGCGTGGCCTCCGCTTGGCCATGAAGGCTGGTGTAGGGACGGCGTCCGTCCGTCTCGAGAACGGGTTGATCGTCTCTGCGCTGGCGGCCGTCAATGCCTACGGCGACGTGGTGGATCCCTCGACGGGGCGCCTCGTCTCCGGCGTTCGGAGCGAGGATGGGCGGCAGCTCGCCGACGCGCGGCAGCTCTTGCGGCAAGGCGCGATCATGCGGCCGTCCGTTGGAGCCAACACAACCCTGGGCGTGGTCGCCACCAACGCCCGCCTGACCAAAGCGCAGGCAACGAAGATGGCCCAGATGGCGCAGGACGGTCTGGCACGCAGTATCTATCCAGCCCACACGCCCTACGACGGGGAGACAGTGTTTGCGCTGGCGACCGGGCGCTGGAGCGACGCCCCGGATCTCCTCACGATTGGCGCTCTCGCGGCCGACGTCATGACCACTGCGATCGTTCGTGCGGCGGAGCAGTCGCATGGCTTGCCCCAGCTGCCGGCTGCGCGCGATCTGACGGCTGGCAAGCGCGAATGA